One region of Chryseobacterium sp. C-71 genomic DNA includes:
- the gldN gene encoding gliding motility protein GldN — translation MKKYISSVLVLVTGFAFSQTILNASSPEEFRQMRAENMRKVGDTVISNKVKPLEYGFVDDKDIAKSMMVWEIIDMNDKINQPFYYDNPDGLLSKTTRSLYQILLDAALEGKIEEVYEDENFATRSTPEGIKKKLESERIDDELIEIINSGVTPTEAQKKQYIDLIRTTTDKVKVLKIMGMWFVDKRDGQMKYRPLGIAAMGPDPTSVGRIGPDGQPMAGADELVDLFWIYYPKAREILANNYVFNRNNSSADLSFDDIINARRFSSIIYKSSTGLGDGIIKDYIPRNAEEQLEESDRIKEQILQMENDMWNY, via the coding sequence ATGAAAAAATATATTAGCAGTGTTTTAGTTTTAGTTACTGGGTTTGCATTCTCCCAGACTATTCTAAATGCTTCTTCTCCGGAAGAGTTCAGACAGATGAGAGCTGAAAATATGAGAAAAGTGGGAGATACTGTTATTAGCAATAAAGTAAAACCACTTGAGTACGGTTTTGTAGATGATAAAGACATCGCAAAAAGTATGATGGTATGGGAGATAATAGACATGAATGATAAAATTAATCAGCCATTCTATTATGATAATCCAGACGGTTTACTTTCAAAGACTACAAGATCATTATATCAAATTTTGTTAGACGCAGCTTTGGAAGGGAAAATCGAGGAAGTATATGAAGATGAAAATTTTGCGACTAGATCAACTCCTGAAGGAATTAAAAAGAAGTTGGAAAGTGAAAGAATTGATGATGAATTAATTGAAATTATAAATTCTGGTGTAACTCCAACAGAAGCTCAAAAAAAGCAATATATTGATTTAATTAGAACGACAACTGATAAGGTTAAGGTTTTGAAAATCATGGGGATGTGGTTCGTTGACAAGAGAGATGGTCAAATGAAATACAGACCATTAGGTATTGCAGCAATGGGTCCAGATCCAACTTCTGTAGGAAGAATTGGTCCAGATGGACAACCTATGGCTGGAGCTGATGAATTAGTTGATTTATTTTGGATTTACTATCCAAAAGCTAGAGAGATCTTAGCAAACAACTATGTTTTCAACAGAAATAATTCATCTGCAGACTTATCTTTTGACGATATAATTAATGCAAGAAGATTTTCTTCAATTATTTATAAATCTTCAACTGGTTTAGGTGATGGTATTATTAAAGACTACATTCCTAGAAATGCTGAGGAGCAATTAGAAGAAAGTGACAGAATCAAAGAACAAATTCTTCAAATGGAAAATGATATGTGGAATTACTAA
- a CDS encoding FAD-binding oxidoreductase, producing MQNVDYIIVGDGYAALFFAHQLTKNKKSFVIFSEGRKSASQISAGIINPVVLKKFTTFWLAQQQLDFLKTSLNEIEKYTGTNYLIDASIHRIFHDENEQKLWLKKSQSEELAEFLDENFKHLEGVKNDFSSGMVNQSARLNVHGFFNDLLRFHESNAQLIKEKFNYNEVNAENSTYQDFHFRNIIFCEGMGVKNNPFFSDIPVIPNKGHHIRVKLSEPIPEDITIKKKHFLFPLNNELYFYGGTYDREQLHEHIDQSAVEQLQKGLSEFYPNDFDTEEVHFGFRPTVKDRRPIVGRHPEHQNFYVFNGLGARGILNGCYFSKSIYDFIENKIDLPAEISLDRF from the coding sequence ATGCAAAATGTAGATTATATTATTGTTGGTGACGGTTATGCCGCATTATTTTTTGCCCATCAATTGACAAAAAACAAAAAGTCATTCGTTATTTTTTCTGAGGGAAGGAAAAGCGCATCTCAAATATCCGCAGGAATCATCAATCCTGTTGTGCTTAAGAAATTTACTACATTTTGGCTCGCTCAGCAACAGCTAGATTTTCTCAAAACCTCACTCAATGAAATAGAAAAATATACCGGAACAAATTATCTAATTGACGCTTCCATTCACAGAATTTTTCATGATGAGAACGAACAGAAACTATGGCTTAAAAAGTCGCAATCGGAAGAACTTGCCGAATTTTTAGACGAGAATTTTAAGCATTTGGAGGGCGTTAAAAACGATTTTAGTTCAGGAATGGTTAATCAGTCTGCCAGATTAAACGTTCATGGATTTTTTAATGATTTACTAAGATTTCATGAGAGTAATGCTCAATTAATCAAAGAAAAATTTAATTATAATGAAGTGAATGCTGAAAACTCGACGTATCAGGATTTCCACTTTAGAAATATTATTTTCTGCGAAGGAATGGGTGTAAAAAATAATCCTTTTTTTTCAGACATTCCGGTAATCCCAAATAAAGGACATCACATCAGAGTAAAGCTTTCTGAGCCAATTCCGGAAGATATTACTATCAAAAAGAAACACTTTTTATTTCCGTTAAATAATGAACTGTACTTCTATGGCGGAACATACGACCGGGAGCAGTTGCATGAGCATATTGATCAGTCTGCAGTAGAGCAATTACAAAAAGGATTGTCTGAATTTTATCCAAATGATTTTGATACAGAAGAAGTTCACTTTGGTTTTAGGCCCACTGTAAAAGACCGAAGACCAATTGTTGGGAGACACCCTGAACATCAGAATTTTTATGTTTTCAACGGTTTGGGTGCAAGAGGAATTTTGAATGGTTGCTATTTCTCCAAAAGTATTTATGATTTTATTGAAAACAAGATTGATTTGCCTGCGGAAATTTCTTTAGATAGGTTTTAA
- a CDS encoding efflux RND transporter periplasmic adaptor subunit — protein MKRVLPGVVLSAVLLLASCNGKKEEKQEDSVYPVTSPVKMDTIINKDYVAQIQSVKNIEVRAQEKGFLEKIYVDEGQYVRAGQTLFRIMPQIYQAELLKARAEVEQASIELKNASTLASNNIVSKNERLMAKAKLDAANAEMKLAQIHLSFTDIKAPFSGIIDRIPLKLGSLVDEGDLLTTLSDNTNIYSYFNVSEPEYLNYQTHIADRGSQNVSLMMANGEMFNQQGEIQTIEGQFDNETGNIAFRAKFPNPEKLLRNGETGKVRMTLPLKNALIIPQKATYEIQDQKYVFVVDKNGVAKSRNIKVAYELPDIYVVASGLSGGDKILLEGVQKVKDDQKVKVKFQDPKKVLQSLKLKAE, from the coding sequence ATGAAAAGAGTTCTCCCAGGCGTTGTCTTAAGCGCTGTCCTTTTGCTTGCAAGCTGCAATGGGAAAAAAGAAGAAAAACAGGAAGATTCAGTGTATCCGGTGACGTCACCTGTGAAAATGGATACGATTATTAACAAAGATTATGTCGCCCAGATTCAGTCTGTGAAAAATATTGAAGTTCGTGCGCAGGAAAAAGGTTTCCTTGAGAAAATCTACGTTGATGAAGGTCAATATGTAAGAGCTGGACAAACTTTGTTCAGAATTATGCCGCAGATTTATCAGGCAGAATTACTAAAAGCAAGAGCTGAAGTTGAACAGGCTTCTATCGAACTTAAAAATGCAAGCACTCTTGCCAGCAACAACATTGTTTCAAAAAATGAAAGATTAATGGCAAAAGCTAAGTTAGATGCAGCAAATGCTGAAATGAAACTAGCACAGATTCATCTCTCATTTACGGATATTAAAGCACCATTCTCAGGGATTATCGATAGAATTCCATTGAAATTAGGAAGTTTGGTTGATGAAGGTGATCTTTTGACAACACTTTCAGATAATACCAACATCTACAGTTATTTCAACGTTTCCGAACCTGAATATTTGAATTATCAAACCCATATTGCAGACCGCGGAAGCCAGAATGTAAGCTTAATGATGGCAAATGGCGAGATGTTTAATCAGCAAGGTGAAATTCAAACCATTGAAGGTCAGTTTGACAACGAAACAGGAAATATTGCTTTCAGAGCTAAATTTCCAAATCCTGAAAAACTGTTGAGAAATGGTGAAACCGGAAAAGTACGTATGACTTTACCTCTGAAGAATGCTTTAATTATTCCTCAGAAAGCAACGTACGAAATTCAGGATCAGAAATATGTTTTTGTTGTTGATAAAAATGGGGTAGCAAAATCTAGAAATATTAAAGTTGCCTATGAACTTCCGGATATTTACGTTGTTGCATCTGGTCTTTCAGGTGGTGATAAAATCTTGTTGGAAGGAGTTCAGAAAGTGAAAGACGACCAAAAAGTAAAAGTGAAATTCCAGGATCCGAAGAAAGTTCTTCAGTCTTTAAAATTAAAAGCAGAGTAA
- a CDS encoding GldM family protein — protein sequence MAKGKQTPRQKMINLMYLVFIAMMALNIDVEIIRSYYDSTRALKETRFLTEQKNEDIFEKTLEAKAQQVPDTYAQPWEDYKGLKAKIDLLVSSTEEIKIKLKKQSEFLDKDPKTGKDMDVSENFSALNNNEATTEYFFKEGEENSPSAGALELKKKMDDVKNYINAKFGGNQQLKKLVDRANTSLSAEYANGKSPNGKTWFQNKFYHQPLIAAISNLEIIQNDARNVQSDALALMLQEKVDASIKFNQYEAIVSAPADIQSGKKAEAVIMLGTYSNSNKISISGVSRQENGKGYLPLNTGGLGERKIGGTITLTDATGKATQYPFTHTYNVIAGPQQVKLEQGLLLSADKMNVMYRGLENPVTGSILGADNAKLSLSAPGAVVKSTGKGKWNVIPSTGNVVKLTLSGTDPTGKSVSQVFEYRIKGVPRPQGQIRGKAVNFMPAASIPNQVVAATLPDFDFPVSFTVNSFILKIPGRAGTMIQGSSLSAAEGVLRGLRPGDVVQIYDIQATATGLGNQRLKEISPVIINVQ from the coding sequence ATGGCAAAAGGAAAACAGACTCCACGTCAGAAGATGATCAACCTAATGTATTTGGTGTTCATCGCAATGATGGCCCTAAACATTGATGTTGAGATCATTAGATCATATTATGATTCTACAAGAGCTCTTAAGGAAACTAGGTTCTTGACAGAACAGAAGAATGAAGATATTTTTGAGAAGACTTTAGAAGCTAAAGCTCAGCAGGTACCAGATACATATGCTCAGCCTTGGGAAGATTATAAAGGTCTTAAAGCTAAAATTGATCTTTTGGTATCTTCTACTGAAGAAATTAAAATAAAGCTTAAAAAACAATCTGAGTTTCTTGATAAAGATCCTAAAACCGGTAAGGATATGGATGTGAGTGAGAACTTCTCAGCATTGAATAATAACGAAGCAACTACAGAGTATTTCTTTAAAGAAGGTGAGGAGAATAGCCCATCAGCAGGTGCTTTAGAGTTAAAGAAGAAGATGGATGATGTGAAAAATTACATCAACGCCAAATTCGGTGGTAACCAACAACTTAAGAAATTAGTTGATAGAGCAAACACCTCATTATCTGCAGAGTATGCTAATGGAAAATCTCCAAATGGTAAAACTTGGTTTCAGAATAAATTCTATCACCAACCGCTTATTGCTGCGATTTCTAACTTAGAAATTATTCAGAATGATGCGAGAAACGTGCAGTCTGATGCATTAGCTTTAATGCTTCAGGAAAAAGTAGATGCGAGCATCAAATTTAACCAATATGAGGCAATTGTTTCTGCTCCTGCTGATATCCAATCTGGAAAGAAAGCTGAAGCAGTGATTATGTTAGGAACTTATTCTAACAGCAATAAAATCAGCATTAGTGGTGTAAGCAGACAAGAAAACGGTAAAGGATATCTTCCTTTAAACACCGGAGGTCTTGGTGAAAGAAAAATCGGTGGAACTATTACATTAACAGATGCTACAGGAAAAGCTACGCAATATCCTTTCACGCATACTTATAACGTAATTGCGGGTCCTCAACAAGTAAAACTTGAACAAGGTTTATTACTTTCAGCTGATAAGATGAATGTAATGTATAGAGGTTTAGAAAACCCTGTGACAGGATCTATCCTTGGTGCAGACAATGCTAAATTATCTCTATCTGCTCCGGGAGCTGTTGTTAAGAGCACAGGAAAAGGTAAATGGAATGTTATTCCTTCTACAGGGAATGTTGTGAAATTAACGCTTTCTGGAACTGATCCTACAGGTAAATCTGTTTCTCAGGTATTTGAATATAGAATTAAAGGTGTTCCGAGACCACAAGGTCAGATTAGAGGAAAAGCAGTTAACTTTATGCCGGCTGCATCAATTCCTAATCAGGTTGTAGCTGCTACATTACCAGACTTTGATTTCCCTGTGTCATTTACTGTTAACAGCTTTATATTAAAAATTCCAGGAAGAGCAGGAACAATGATTCAAGGTAGTTCTTTATCTGCTGCTGAGGGAGTTTTAAGAGGTCTTAGACCAGGTGATGTTGTTCAAATTTATGATATCCAAGCTACAGCTACAGGACTTGGTAATCAGAGGTTAAAAGAGATTTCACCAGTTATTATCAATGTTCAATAA
- the gldL gene encoding gliding motility protein GldL — MFKTKDAWMNFFYSFGAAIVILGAWLKITHISFGPINGNIALTVGLVTEAIIFIIFAFDPPAAEESYHWENVYPELLDKHANPNPLHSNVSSKNTIDHFAELENSLSGKLDKMLQDAKLDVQLFDRLRTGIDKFSSSVDQINQTVDVSASTHKYNDQLNKAAQHMESMNALYAMQLESGQRQSDFAKKYVEDMQKSAEHSEKFNQELQGLTTNLNSLNRVYGGMLTAMKS, encoded by the coding sequence ATGTTTAAGACTAAAGATGCTTGGATGAATTTCTTCTATTCATTCGGTGCTGCAATTGTAATTCTTGGAGCTTGGCTTAAAATTACTCACATTTCATTTGGCCCAATCAACGGTAACATCGCACTTACAGTAGGGCTTGTTACAGAGGCAATTATCTTTATTATTTTCGCTTTTGACCCTCCGGCAGCTGAAGAGTCTTACCATTGGGAAAATGTTTATCCTGAATTATTAGATAAACATGCAAACCCAAACCCATTACATTCAAATGTTTCTTCTAAAAATACAATCGATCATTTTGCTGAATTAGAAAATTCTCTATCTGGTAAATTAGACAAGATGCTTCAGGATGCAAAATTAGATGTACAATTATTTGATAGATTAAGAACAGGAATCGATAAATTCTCAAGTTCAGTAGATCAAATCAACCAAACTGTTGATGTATCTGCTTCTACTCATAAGTATAACGATCAGTTAAACAAAGCTGCTCAACACATGGAAAGCATGAACGCTCTATATGCAATGCAATTAGAAAGTGGTCAGAGACAGTCTGATTTTGCTAAAAAATATGTTGAAGATATGCAGAAGTCAGCTGAGCACTCTGAGAAGTTTAATCAAGAATTACAAGGTTTAACAACAAACTTAAACAGCTTAAACAGAGTTTATGGTGGTATGTTAACTGCAATGAAGTCGTAA